The following proteins come from a genomic window of Pseudobdellovibrionaceae bacterium:
- a CDS encoding Fe-S cluster assembly protein SufB: MSSLNKKQYQHGFLTKLDMESFAKGLSEKVIHKISAKKKEPQWMLNYRLTAFAHWKTLEEPHWGSNNYEKLDYQDVIYYAEPKNIAEKKKNYEDLDP, from the coding sequence ATGTCCAGCCTTAACAAAAAACAATATCAACATGGCTTTCTTACCAAACTAGATATGGAAAGCTTTGCAAAAGGCTTATCAGAAAAAGTAATTCATAAAATTTCTGCAAAAAAAAAAGAGCCACAATGGATGTTAAATTATCGCCTAACCGCTTTTGCCCATTGGAAGACTTTAGAAGAGCCTCATTGGGGCAGTAATAACTATGAAAAATTAGATTATCAAGATGTTATTTACTATGCTGAGCCAAAAAATATTGCAGAAAAGAAAAAAAATTACGAAGATTTAGATCC